A single window of Deinococcus betulae DNA harbors:
- a CDS encoding tyrosine-protein phosphatase produces the protein MLGALLDAPEGLLLIHCHAGKDRTGLVAALCGELAGLSREQIGADYAASGLALTQFYADQQARRTPEEWTRLLPFVPSAPEAVLRPLAYLDQIWGSPAAYLDAYGFSLAEQRQLAQRLATP, from the coding sequence GTGCTGGGTGCCCTCCTGGACGCCCCTGAAGGGCTGCTGCTGATTCACTGCCACGCGGGCAAGGACCGCACAGGCCTGGTGGCGGCCCTGTGCGGCGAACTGGCGGGCCTGTCCAGAGAGCAGATTGGCGCAGATTACGCGGCGTCTGGCCTGGCCCTGACCCAGTTCTACGCCGACCAGCAGGCCCGCCGCACGCCGGAGGAATGGACCAGGTTGCTGCCCTTCGTGCCCAGCGCGCCGGAGGCTGTCCTGCGCCCGCTGGCGTATCTGGACCAGATCTGGGGCAGCCCAGCCGCCTATCTGGACGCCTACGGCTTCAGCCTCGCCGAGCAGCGGCAGCTGGCGCAGCGGCTGGCAACTCCCTGA
- a CDS encoding roadblock/LC7 domain-containing protein, with protein MIGELLSVRGVRHAALVAPDGQVVAKVGLSDEQTGPELTLVAAGRAVIGSLQTNLKSGGWQELLLDVDGGPVLLTPHGDQILLTAFDEVASLGRIRFAVRRLLGSA; from the coding sequence GTGATTGGTGAGCTGTTGTCGGTGCGCGGCGTGCGCCACGCGGCGCTGGTGGCCCCTGACGGCCAGGTGGTCGCCAAAGTGGGCCTGAGTGACGAGCAGACCGGCCCCGAACTGACCCTGGTGGCGGCTGGCCGCGCTGTGATTGGCAGCTTGCAAACCAACCTGAAAAGCGGCGGCTGGCAGGAGCTGCTGCTGGATGTGGACGGCGGCCCCGTACTGCTGACCCCCCACGGCGACCAGATTCTGCTGACCGCCTTCGACGAGGTGGCCAGCCTGGGCCGCATCCGCTTTGCCGTGCGCCGCCTGCTGGGCAGCGCGTAG
- a CDS encoding roadblock/LC7 domain-containing protein produces the protein MLEHLSQLVKDVDGAWAAALAGLDGLLIEWHSTTDLDLSLMVAEHAGIFRAASSAYDVTLNGGQTRELYLRGERLAVYLHPIKTDYFLLLAIDGRSNLGQARLYGRDTARKLEATL, from the coding sequence ATGCTCGAACACCTTTCCCAACTTGTGAAGGACGTGGACGGCGCGTGGGCCGCCGCTCTCGCTGGCTTAGACGGCCTCCTGATTGAATGGCACAGCACCACCGACCTGGACCTGAGCCTGATGGTGGCCGAACACGCCGGCATCTTCCGCGCCGCCAGCAGCGCCTACGACGTGACGCTGAACGGCGGGCAGACCCGTGAACTGTACCTGCGGGGCGAGCGTCTGGCGGTGTACCTGCATCCCATCAAAACCGACTACTTTCTGCTGCTGGCCATTGACGGGCGCAGCAACCTGGGTCAGGCCCGGCTGTACGGCCGCGATACCGCCCGCAAACTGGAGGCCACGCTGTGA
- a CDS encoding tyrosine-protein phosphatase, with protein sequence MTPVPDGALNFRQTLPGLYRSGNFSRLGGQGRSGVLALGVARILDLRTRAERGQDPPPFLGHPAYLNLPLLPYRSRALQRRHRCGAA encoded by the coding sequence ATGACCCCTGTGCCAGATGGTGCCCTGAACTTCCGCCAGACCCTGCCCGGCCTGTACCGCAGCGGGAACTTCAGCCGCCTGGGTGGGCAGGGGAGAAGCGGCGTGCTGGCGTTGGGAGTGGCCCGCATTCTGGACCTCCGCACCCGCGCTGAACGGGGGCAGGACCCGCCGCCGTTTCTGGGCCACCCGGCTTACCTGAATCTGCCGCTGCTGCCTTACCGCAGCCGCGCCCTGCAACGCCGACATCGGTGTGGCGCTGCTTGA
- a CDS encoding roadblock/LC7 domain-containing protein, with protein MILDPLRTLPGVVAAALVGPDGLTIEGHGDGGDALAAELSALRVGMDRTCRRLGAGEVTRIAFTSERIEVVAVTIADFILGAAMTRGTDTRNAQQTLARIVLDLPNLPRPEGA; from the coding sequence GTGATTCTTGACCCTCTGCGGACCCTGCCAGGTGTGGTGGCCGCTGCCCTGGTCGGCCCCGACGGCCTGACCATTGAAGGCCACGGCGACGGCGGCGACGCGCTGGCCGCCGAACTGAGTGCCCTGCGGGTCGGCATGGACCGCACTTGCCGCCGCCTGGGCGCGGGCGAGGTCACCCGCATCGCCTTTACCAGCGAGCGCATTGAAGTGGTGGCAGTCACGATTGCCGACTTTATTCTGGGGGCCGCCATGACGCGCGGCACCGACACCCGCAACGCCCAGCAGACGCTGGCCCGCATCGTGCTGGACCTGCCCAACCTGCCCCGGCCGGAGGGCGCGTGA